A window from Streptomyces sp. NBC_00299 encodes these proteins:
- a CDS encoding catalase, translated as MTEIRPATTSDSGAPVESDEHSLTVGPGGPILLQDAYLIEQMAQFNRERIPERQPHAKGSGAFGHFEVTHDVSAYTKAALFQPGTRTDLVIRFSTVAGERGSPDTWRDPRGFAVKFYTSEGNYDMVGNNTPVFFVKDPMKFQHFIRSQKRRADNNLRDHDMQWDFWTLSPESAHQVTWLMGDRGIPRTWRHMNGYTSHTYMWINAAGERFWVKYTFKTDQGIEFFTQHEADQMAAADTDYHTRDLFEHIRDGDYPSWTLYVQVMPYEDAAGYRFNPFDLTKVWPHGDYPLIPVGRMTLDRNPTDNHAQIEQAAFQPNNFVPGIGPSPDRMLLARLFSYADAHRHRIGGNYQQLPVNAPVVDVHTYSKDGAMAYRNTTDPVYAPNSKGGPAADTEHYGSPPSWTADGEITRAAYVSHPEDDDWGQPGTMVREVLDDAARDRLVDNVVGHLLNGVSEPVLERAFAYWSKIDETIGKRIADGVRAKADEKDPKAAEQGNPARSSMQHKA; from the coding sequence ATGACGGAGATCCGACCCGCCACCACCTCCGATTCCGGCGCACCGGTGGAGAGCGACGAACACTCGCTCACCGTGGGCCCCGGGGGGCCGATCCTGCTGCAGGACGCCTATTTGATCGAGCAGATGGCGCAGTTCAACCGGGAGCGGATACCCGAACGGCAGCCGCATGCCAAGGGAAGCGGCGCCTTCGGTCACTTCGAGGTGACACACGATGTCAGTGCGTACACGAAGGCGGCCCTCTTCCAGCCCGGTACGCGCACCGACCTGGTCATCCGCTTCTCCACCGTCGCCGGCGAGCGCGGCAGCCCGGACACCTGGCGTGACCCGCGCGGATTCGCGGTGAAGTTCTACACCAGCGAAGGCAACTACGACATGGTCGGCAACAACACGCCGGTCTTCTTCGTGAAGGATCCGATGAAGTTCCAGCACTTCATCCGGTCCCAGAAACGCCGCGCGGACAACAACCTGCGCGACCACGACATGCAGTGGGACTTCTGGACCCTCTCCCCGGAGTCCGCCCACCAGGTCACATGGCTGATGGGCGACCGCGGCATCCCGCGCACCTGGCGCCACATGAACGGCTACACCTCCCACACCTACATGTGGATCAACGCCGCCGGCGAACGCTTCTGGGTGAAGTACACCTTCAAGACCGACCAGGGCATCGAGTTCTTCACCCAGCACGAGGCCGACCAGATGGCCGCGGCCGACACGGACTACCACACCCGGGATCTCTTCGAGCACATCCGGGACGGTGACTACCCCAGCTGGACCCTGTACGTGCAGGTGATGCCGTACGAGGACGCCGCGGGCTACCGCTTCAACCCGTTCGACCTCACCAAGGTGTGGCCGCACGGCGACTACCCGCTCATCCCGGTCGGTCGCATGACGCTCGACCGCAACCCCACCGACAACCACGCGCAGATCGAACAGGCGGCGTTCCAGCCCAACAACTTCGTCCCCGGCATCGGTCCGAGCCCGGACCGCATGCTGCTGGCCCGTCTGTTCTCCTACGCGGACGCCCACCGCCATCGGATCGGCGGCAACTACCAGCAGCTTCCGGTGAACGCCCCCGTCGTCGACGTCCACACCTACTCGAAGGACGGGGCGATGGCCTACCGGAACACCACCGACCCGGTGTATGCCCCGAACTCCAAGGGCGGCCCCGCGGCGGACACCGAGCACTACGGATCCCCGCCCAGCTGGACGGCCGACGGCGAGATCACCCGGGCCGCCTACGTCTCCCACCCCGAGGACGACGACTGGGGCCAGCCCGGCACCATGGTGCGCGAGGTCCTGGACGACGCCGCCCGCGACCGCCTGGTCGACAACGTCGTCGGACACCTCCTCAACGGAGTGAGCGAACCCGTCCTGGAGCGAGCGTTCGCGTACTGGTCGAAGATCGACGAGACCATCGGCAAGCGCATCGCCGACGGCGTACGGGCCAAGGCCGACGAGAAGGACCCCAAGGCCGCCGAACAGGGCAACCCGGCACGGAGCTCCATGCAGCACAAGGCCTGA
- a CDS encoding serine/threonine-protein kinase, whose product MENLRPGDPTQVGDYRLLRRLGAGGMGRVFLGRSQRGRTVAVKLVHAQLAYDAEFRRRFRAEVAAARQVGGEWTAPVLDADTEADTPWVATGYVAGPTLHEAVTEMGGPLPEQSVWHLASGLARALQSIHGCGLVHRDLKPSNVMLTVNGPRVIDFGVARAAEASVLTRTGAMVGSPGYMSPEQILGSEITGLSDVFSLGLVLAFAATGRQAFGGTDSGAHAIMLRVTEDEPDLEGMPEPLAEFVGRCLAKQPEHRIPLAEIVATAEAATADAPSDAWLPGALMAELGRHAAALLDLEDAPPPTRVDNPAPGRVGDDVHALPTMHGGRVPAPPPGTPTPVPMPPVPTPTPSPMPPMPTPTPRTTVTTPPMPPVPGGFPPGGSRASRVGPVLLAFAAVVVIAIVLSVALPGLGGKGDRANSGASGAGSSTNSPKASPADYKGKWTGNVRESDGSLYSIQVNYKGGKIGDQVATVEYPSLACSGRWILTMDTGHSVQVREEITKESSPMNCVDEVDLILTPSGDGALRYEVTSVEDTGTLQRSK is encoded by the coding sequence ATGGAGAACTTGCGGCCCGGCGATCCCACACAGGTCGGGGACTACCGGTTGCTCCGACGGCTCGGAGCCGGGGGCATGGGGCGGGTGTTCCTCGGCCGGTCGCAGCGGGGGCGCACGGTCGCCGTGAAGCTGGTCCATGCGCAGTTGGCGTACGACGCCGAGTTCCGCCGCCGGTTCCGCGCGGAGGTGGCCGCGGCGCGGCAGGTGGGCGGGGAGTGGACGGCCCCGGTCCTGGATGCAGACACCGAGGCGGACACTCCCTGGGTCGCCACCGGGTACGTCGCCGGTCCCACCTTGCACGAGGCGGTGACCGAGATGGGCGGGCCGCTGCCGGAGCAGTCGGTGTGGCACCTGGCCTCCGGTCTGGCCCGTGCGCTGCAGAGCATCCATGGCTGCGGGCTGGTGCACCGGGACCTCAAGCCGTCGAACGTCATGCTGACGGTCAACGGCCCCCGGGTGATCGACTTCGGTGTCGCCCGCGCGGCGGAGGCCAGTGTGCTGACCCGCACCGGTGCCATGGTCGGCTCTCCGGGGTACATGTCGCCCGAGCAGATCCTGGGCAGCGAGATCACCGGGCTGAGCGACGTGTTCAGTCTCGGCCTGGTGCTGGCGTTCGCCGCCACGGGCCGACAGGCATTCGGCGGCACGGACAGCGGCGCACACGCGATCATGCTGCGGGTGACCGAGGACGAACCGGACCTGGAGGGGATGCCCGAGCCGCTGGCCGAGTTCGTGGGGCGGTGCCTCGCCAAGCAGCCCGAGCACCGGATTCCGCTGGCGGAGATCGTGGCGACGGCAGAGGCGGCCACGGCGGATGCCCCCTCGGACGCGTGGCTTCCGGGCGCCCTGATGGCGGAGCTCGGCAGGCATGCCGCCGCCCTCCTCGACCTCGAGGATGCGCCGCCGCCGACCCGGGTCGACAACCCGGCCCCGGGTCGTGTCGGGGACGACGTGCACGCTCTGCCGACCATGCACGGCGGGCGCGTCCCTGCCCCGCCGCCGGGCACTCCGACGCCGGTACCGATGCCCCCCGTACCCACGCCGACGCCGTCCCCCATGCCGCCGATGCCGACACCGACGCCACGGACAACGGTGACCACACCGCCGATGCCGCCGGTACCGGGCGGCTTCCCGCCGGGCGGCAGCCGAGCGAGCCGGGTCGGCCCCGTGCTGCTCGCTTTTGCCGCCGTCGTCGTGATCGCCATCGTTCTGTCCGTGGCGCTTCCCGGCCTCGGAGGAAAAGGGGACCGAGCCAACTCCGGGGCGTCCGGGGCGGGTTCCTCCACGAACTCCCCGAAGGCGTCCCCGGCCGACTACAAGGGCAAGTGGACCGGGAACGTGCGCGAGTCGGACGGCAGCCTCTACTCGATCCAGGTGAACTACAAGGGCGGGAAGATCGGCGACCAGGTGGCCACCGTCGAGTACCCGTCACTGGCGTGCAGCGGCCGATGGATCCTCACCATGGACACCGGGCATTCGGTGCAGGTCCGAGAGGAGATCACCAAGGAGAGCAGCCCGATGAACTGCGTCGACGAGGTCGATCTCATCCTGACCCCCTCGGGCGACGGCGCTCTGCGCTACGAGGTGACGAGCGTGGAGGACACCGGAACGCTGCAGCGCAGCAAGTGA
- a CDS encoding glycoside hydrolase family 2 TIM barrel-domain containing protein, with protein sequence MPLTPVPPTGPSRTPGVPVSRRRLLEGGAALLGVLAVAGSSATVHAADGAGAAADTPEWNGHIDVFRIGTQPPHTTLMPYADVRQALDADRTRSPYRLSLDGKWKFAYADRPDDRDPDFHRTDVDDSDWDSIPVPSVWQMHGYDRPIFVNITYPWWGPNGLGEEAQPPAVPTRFNPVGQYRRTFTVPSGWSGRRTFLHFEGVKSAHYVWINGELVGYAEDSFTPAEYDITLHLKPGTNQIAVEVYRFSDGDWLEDQDMIRLSGIFRSVYLYSTPEVRLRDFKLDTPLSDDYTAAELSVTANVRSYGGTAEGGYSVETQLYDSRGHAVWSRPLQQAVDLASAPAGEDVTVRASRAVPEPKLWSAEHPNLYTAVLRLRDPAGKVIETLSHRVGLREFALKDGLMRINGKPVSFRGANRHEMHPDSGMALTRAHMVRDIEIIKRMNMNSVRTSHYPNNPLWYELADEYGLYLVDETNLETHGIRDEYPGNHADWTKACVARAQSMVHRDKNHPSVVIWSLGNEAGGGSTFVAMHDWIKSYDTTRVIQYEGDDRPTISDIRSEMYDSPSRVEQRAKDTADTRPYVMIEYAHAMGNSNGNFKEYWDIVRRYDVLQGGWIWDFVDQSLNWPVPTRKFLTEAGPGALRGEILTASGTFDRAKGVSGATVFPRDERLDLTGSLTLEAWVTPHHTGYHQPIIAKGDTQYALKQSDDTLEFFIHGDGQWITANWALPADWTGREHHIAGVFDADTGTLTLHVDGEVKSTRTTTRRPATTTAPLALATDVDNPTREFSGTIRRARVYARALSAAELGRDSRGPGDEGVRFWFDAATVDLTEKRPRAKTFFPYGGDWGDNPNDGTSNADGIVTADRRHTGKAAEIKQIYQAVNAAPASGDSLTAGAAITLTNEYLFTNIREFDGRWELVADGEVVRRGRLSRAQLDVPPLGSKDITVPVKLPDDPAPGTEYFLQLSFTTKESTPWAKAGFEVAKQQLAIDADTPAVEPVPLAKVPALRHEEGDKVLTVKGEGFSVTIDKTSGVITSYESRGTQLLTSGPVPNYWRAPTENDRGNGQHTRNQTWRDAGANRKVTDVAVRALRDKAVEIKVSGTLPTSVESTYTTTYTVFGNGEIKVDNTLHPGAASLPYIPEVGTLLCLPGRFERLRYYGRGPEENYVDRRDATDVGVYAGTVSEQWTPYIRPQENGNKTDVRWIALTDARGTGLLVSGEPLLEVNASHFTPEDLSCGVRHDYQLTPRDEVVLRVNHRQMGLGGDNSWGAHTHDQYKLFPSRDYSYTYRLRPLRDVNEAMAACRRPTAVE encoded by the coding sequence ATGCCGCTCACCCCCGTGCCCCCCACCGGCCCGTCCCGCACGCCGGGCGTACCGGTCAGCCGCCGCCGTCTCCTGGAGGGAGGAGCCGCCCTGCTCGGGGTGCTCGCCGTCGCCGGATCGTCCGCCACGGTGCACGCGGCCGACGGGGCCGGAGCGGCGGCCGACACCCCGGAGTGGAACGGCCACATCGACGTCTTCCGGATCGGCACCCAGCCGCCGCACACCACCCTCATGCCGTACGCGGACGTGAGGCAGGCGCTGGACGCCGACCGCACCCGCTCGCCGTACCGCCTCAGTCTCGACGGCAAGTGGAAGTTCGCCTACGCCGACCGCCCCGACGACCGGGACCCCGACTTCCACCGCACCGACGTCGATGACAGCGACTGGGACAGCATTCCGGTCCCCTCCGTCTGGCAGATGCACGGCTACGACCGCCCGATCTTCGTCAACATCACCTACCCCTGGTGGGGCCCCAACGGCCTGGGCGAGGAGGCGCAGCCCCCGGCCGTGCCGACCCGCTTCAACCCGGTGGGGCAGTACCGCCGTACCTTCACCGTGCCGAGCGGCTGGTCGGGGCGGCGCACCTTCCTGCACTTCGAGGGCGTGAAGTCCGCGCACTACGTATGGATCAACGGGGAGTTGGTGGGGTACGCCGAGGACTCCTTCACCCCCGCCGAGTACGACATCACCCTGCACCTCAAGCCCGGCACCAACCAGATCGCCGTCGAGGTCTACCGCTTCTCCGACGGCGACTGGCTGGAGGACCAGGACATGATCCGGCTGAGCGGCATCTTCCGCTCGGTCTACCTCTACTCCACGCCCGAAGTCCGCCTGCGCGACTTCAAGCTGGACACCCCGCTCAGCGACGACTACACGGCCGCCGAGCTGTCCGTCACCGCCAACGTGCGCTCGTACGGCGGGACGGCTGAGGGCGGCTACTCCGTCGAGACGCAGCTGTACGACTCCCGCGGCCACGCCGTCTGGTCCAGGCCGCTCCAGCAGGCCGTCGACCTCGCGTCCGCCCCCGCCGGTGAGGACGTGACCGTCCGGGCGAGCAGAGCCGTGCCCGAGCCGAAGCTGTGGTCCGCCGAGCACCCGAACCTCTACACCGCCGTGCTGCGGCTGCGCGATCCGGCCGGCAAGGTGATCGAGACCCTGTCGCACCGCGTCGGCCTGCGCGAGTTCGCGCTCAAGGACGGCCTGATGCGGATCAACGGCAAGCCGGTGTCCTTCCGCGGCGCGAACCGGCACGAGATGCACCCCGACAGCGGCATGGCGCTCACCCGCGCGCACATGGTCAGGGACATCGAGATCATCAAGCGGATGAACATGAACTCCGTCCGCACCTCGCACTACCCCAACAACCCGCTCTGGTACGAACTCGCGGACGAGTACGGCCTCTACCTCGTCGACGAGACCAACCTCGAAACCCACGGCATCCGAGACGAGTACCCCGGCAATCACGCCGACTGGACCAAGGCATGCGTGGCCCGCGCCCAGAGCATGGTCCACCGCGACAAGAACCACCCCTCGGTCGTCATCTGGTCGCTCGGCAACGAGGCCGGCGGCGGCAGCACCTTCGTCGCCATGCACGACTGGATCAAGTCCTACGACACCACGCGCGTGATCCAGTACGAGGGCGACGACCGGCCGACGATCAGCGACATCCGCTCCGAGATGTACGACAGCCCGTCCCGCGTCGAGCAGCGCGCGAAGGACACCGCCGACACCCGGCCGTACGTCATGATCGAGTACGCGCACGCGATGGGGAACTCGAACGGCAACTTCAAGGAGTACTGGGACATCGTCCGCCGCTACGACGTCCTCCAGGGCGGCTGGATCTGGGACTTCGTCGACCAGTCGCTGAACTGGCCCGTGCCGACACGCAAGTTCCTCACCGAGGCCGGGCCGGGCGCGCTGCGCGGCGAGATCCTCACCGCGAGCGGCACCTTCGACCGAGCCAAGGGCGTCTCCGGGGCCACCGTCTTCCCCCGCGACGAGCGCCTCGACCTGACCGGCTCGCTCACCCTGGAAGCCTGGGTCACCCCGCACCACACCGGCTACCACCAGCCGATCATCGCCAAGGGCGACACCCAGTACGCCCTCAAGCAGTCGGACGACACCCTGGAGTTCTTCATCCACGGCGACGGCCAGTGGATCACCGCCAACTGGGCCCTCCCGGCCGACTGGACCGGCCGCGAGCACCACATCGCCGGAGTCTTCGACGCGGACACGGGCACGCTGACCCTCCACGTCGACGGCGAGGTGAAGTCCACCCGCACCACCACGCGCAGGCCCGCCACCACCACCGCGCCCCTCGCCCTCGCCACCGACGTGGACAACCCCACGCGGGAGTTCAGCGGCACGATCCGCCGAGCCCGCGTGTACGCGCGTGCGCTCAGCGCCGCCGAACTCGGCCGCGACAGCCGGGGTCCCGGTGACGAGGGCGTACGTTTCTGGTTCGACGCGGCCACCGTCGACCTCACCGAGAAGCGGCCCCGCGCGAAGACCTTCTTTCCGTACGGGGGCGACTGGGGCGACAACCCCAACGACGGCACCTCCAACGCCGACGGCATCGTCACCGCCGACCGCCGCCACACCGGCAAGGCGGCCGAGATCAAGCAGATCTACCAGGCGGTCAACGCGGCCCCGGCGTCCGGTGACTCACTGACAGCCGGCGCCGCCATCACCCTCACCAACGAGTACCTGTTCACCAACATCCGCGAGTTCGACGGCCGTTGGGAGCTCGTCGCCGACGGCGAGGTGGTGCGGCGCGGCAGGCTGAGCCGCGCCCAGCTGGACGTCCCGCCGCTCGGCAGCAAGGACATCACGGTGCCGGTGAAGCTGCCGGACGACCCGGCCCCGGGCACCGAGTACTTCCTCCAACTCTCCTTCACCACCAAGGAATCCACCCCGTGGGCGAAGGCGGGCTTCGAGGTGGCCAAGCAGCAACTCGCCATCGACGCCGACACCCCGGCCGTGGAGCCGGTGCCCCTGGCGAAGGTGCCGGCTCTCCGCCACGAGGAGGGGGACAAGGTCCTCACCGTCAAGGGAGAGGGTTTCTCGGTCACCATCGACAAGACCAGCGGCGTCATCACGTCGTACGAGTCCCGCGGCACACAGCTCCTCACCTCCGGCCCGGTGCCGAACTACTGGCGGGCACCCACCGAGAACGACCGCGGCAACGGCCAGCACACCCGCAACCAGACCTGGCGCGACGCGGGCGCGAACCGCAAGGTGACGGACGTGGCGGTGCGCGCCCTGCGCGACAAGGCGGTGGAGATCAAGGTCAGCGGCACCCTGCCGACTTCCGTCGAGTCGACGTACACCACCACCTACACGGTGTTCGGCAACGGCGAGATCAAGGTCGACAACACCCTGCACCCGGGCGCCGCGTCCCTGCCGTACATCCCGGAGGTCGGCACGCTGCTGTGCCTGCCCGGACGTTTCGAGCGGCTGCGCTACTACGGCCGCGGGCCGGAGGAGAACTACGTCGACCGCCGCGACGCCACCGACGTGGGCGTGTACGCCGGAACCGTCTCCGAGCAGTGGACCCCGTACATCCGCCCGCAGGAGAACGGCAACAAGACCGACGTCCGCTGGATCGCCCTGACCGACGCCAGGGGCACCGGCCTGCTCGTCTCCGGCGAACCCCTGCTGGAGGTCAACGCCTCGCACTTCACCCCGGAGGACCTGTCCTGCGGCGTCCGCCACGACTACCAGCTCACCCCGCGCGACGAGGTCGTCCTGCGCGTGAACCACCGTCAGATGGGCCTGGGCGGCGACAACAGCTGGGGCGCGCACACCCACGACCAGTACAAGCTGTTCCCGAGCCGCGACTACTCCTACACCTACCGGCTGCGCCCGCTGAGGGACGTCAACGAGGCGATGGCGGCGTGCCGCAGGCCCACCGCGGTGGAGTGA